One window from the genome of Salmo salar chromosome ssa25, Ssal_v3.1, whole genome shotgun sequence encodes:
- the LOC106586337 gene encoding frizzled-5, translated as MATTVKPPLCGVVRWLLALLLSQLPRLAQTASKDIVCEPITVPMCKGIGYNLTYMPNQFNHDTQEEVGLEVHQFWPLVRIHCSPDLLFFLCSMYTPICLQDYKKPLPPCRSVCERAKRGCSPLMIQYGFEWPERMSCEQLPQLGDETLCMDQNSSETTTLSPPLPKPTPKGTRRRQPAPKPPVPQECDRDCRCRDPLVPIKKDAHPLYNRVHTGPVDNCAQPCHHPYFSQDERTFTTFWIGLWSVLCFVSTLTTVATFLIDMERFQYPERPIIFLAACYLFVSLGYIIRLVAGHERVACAGSGDQQHILYDTTGPPLCTLVFLLIYFFSMASSIWWVVLSLTWFLAAGMKWGNEAIAGYSQYFHLAAWLIPSVKSIVVLALSSVDGDPVAGICYVGNQSLESLWGFVLAPLVVYLFTGSLFLLAGFVSLFRIRSIIKQGGTKTDKLEKLMIRIGLFTVLYTVPATIVVACLVYEQHYRPGWDRALSCSCQAERQRLGLGPDYAVFMLKYFMCLVVGITSGVWIWSGKTLESWRRFTARCCLCWASKPTTPPSMYREASTALTGHPSAALPPGSYHKPALPSHV; from the coding sequence ATGGCGACCACAGTAAAACCCCCGCTATGCGGTGTCGTCCGTTGGCTGCTCGCGCTGCTCCTCTCCCAGCTGCCCCGGCTCGCGCAAACTGCCTCCAAGGATATAGTGTGTGAGCCCATCACGGTGCCCATGTGTAAGGGCATCGGATACAACCTCACCTACATGCCCAACCAGTTCAACCACGACACCCAGGAGGAGGTGGGCTTGGAGGTCCATCAGTTCTGGCCTTTGGTCCGCATCCACTGCTCCCCAGACCTACTCTTCTTCCTGTGTTCCATGTACACCCCTATCTGTCTGCAGGACTACAAGAAGCCCCTGCCCCCTTGCCGCTCTGTGTGTGAGCGGGCCAAGCGAGGCTGCTCCCCCCTCATGATCCAGTATGGTTTTGAGTGGCCAGAGAGGATGAGCTGTGAGCAGCTGCCTCAGCTGGGAGACGAGACTCTGTGTATGGACCAGAACAGTAGCGAGACCACCACCCTTTCCCCTCCCTTGCCCAAACCCACCCCCAAAGGCACCCGCCGCAGGCAGCCCGCCCCCAAGCCCCCCGTCCCCCAGGAGTGTGACCGGGACTGCCGCTGTCGGGACCCTCTGGTGCCCATCAAGAAAGACGCCCACCCCTTATACAACCGTGTCCACACTGGCCCTGTGGATAACTGTGCCCAGCCCTGCCACCACCCTTACTTCTCCCAGGACGAACGCACCTTCACAACTTTCTGGATCGGCCTGTGGTCCGTCCTGTGCTTCGTCTCCACCCTGACCACCGTTGCCACCTTCCTCATCGACATGGAGCGCTTCCAGTACCCTGAGAGACCCATCATCTTCTTGGCTGCCTGCTACCTTTTTGTCTCCCTGGGCTATATTATACGACTAGTGGCGGGTCACGAGAGGGTGGCGTGCGCTGGGAGTGGAGACCAGCAGCACATCCTGTATGACACCACTGGCCCACCCCTGTGTACCCTGGTCTTCCTGCTCATCTACTTCTTCAGCATGGCCAGCTCCATCTGGTGGGTGGTGCTCTCCCTCACCTGGTTCCTGGCCGCGGGCATGAAGTGGGGCAACGAGGCGATCGCTGGTTACTCCCAGTACTTTCACCTGGCTGCCTGGCTGATCCCCAGCGTCAAGTCCATCGTGGTCCTCGCTCTGAGCTCTGTGGACGGAGACCCAGTGGCGGGGATCTGCTACGTGGGGAACCAGAGTCTGGAGAGCCTGTGGGGATTTGTGTTAGCTCCCCTGGTGGTCTACCTCTTCACCGGCTCCCTGTTCCTCCTAGCGGGCTTTGTGTCTCTGTTCCGCATCCGCAGCATCATCAAACAGGGAGGGACCAAGACAGACAAACTGGAGAAGCTGATGATCAGGATTGGATTGTTCACGGTGCTTTACACAGTTCCTGCTACTATAGTAGTAGCCTGCCTGGTGTACGAGCAGCACTACAGGCCTGGTTGGGACCGGGCTCTATCCTGCTCCTGTCAGGCTGAGAGACAGAGGCTGGGCCTGGGGCCCGACTACGCCGTCTTCATGTTGAAATACTTCATGTGTCTGGTGGTGGGGATTACGTCTGGCGTGTGGATCTGGTCCGGAAAGACCCTGGAGTCGTGGAGGAGGTTCACCGCTCGCTGCTGCCTCTGCTGGGCCTCCAAGCCCACCACACCCCCCTCCATGTACAGAGAGGCCAGTACGGCCCTCACAGGACACCCCAGTGCGGCCCTGCCACCAGGGTCCTACCACAAACCTGCCCTGCCCTCACACGTGTGA